Genomic segment of Harmonia axyridis chromosome 6, icHarAxyr1.1, whole genome shotgun sequence:
TTATGTCATTTGTCGAGTTTGTGgttgaaatttgtagaaaattcaTCTTTATTGGGTCATAACAATCGGATCATTCATTCATATGTAGCTCTGCCcagaattttgaagaaaaaaatcatttcagcaTGTATGCCTGAAGAGGAAGGTTCTTCTAAACAATTGGACTGCAACAGATGCAGATGCAGACGTGGAATTTGGCTTTGCACTAAAAAAGGCTgcctttcgaattttttcaaaagaggTAAATGCATCAGATATCACGAATCCACGAAAATTCTGatcaatttcaagtttttagatTCTCGGTATCCTTTATCCAGATGTTGATTAAAACTGAAATAACTTTATCTCCTCAAAATTTATTCGATACAATATTTATTTCGTCAATCACATGTTTTCTTTCTCAGATGAGTAGATATGTTTACGGAAAAATTAAACATGTACCTGTTGGAAAAACTATTGTATGGATTAAATTTCGCAATTATTTTCCTTTTAATCAGTATTAAGATGAATTTTCTACAAGTAGATACCAGAacaatcaaaaattcaataaaatatgagGGCCTAGAtaccattatttcagaaacaaCAAGTCAAATTCAGAAAATTAGGttttcaattcgaataaatCAATGGAAAAGGTCAAGAACTAGTACTCATTGCAGTTATTACTAAATCAAGCTCCATTTATGCGACTATTGTACCCTTGGAGACCAAAGTTCTCTATACCTTAACATATGGTTTACCACCAACCATTGTTGACGGTTAGTTAATCTAAATGACTATACAATCATTCTGAAATTCGTCCTGAAAATAATGTGGATTCTTTTAcaaatttaaacaaaatttcaaccttATCAGATTTTGTGTTACGCAAATATCaggtcatttttttattttctgcttgaattttctatggttctaaaaAGGGGATGAACAACGAATTTTGAATGAAGCTTGTTTAAAATTGTTAGAATATACACCCAAAATATCTACCCTATCGGATATGTTGGTAAGAAGATATTGGGTATCCTCTTTGATTTTCTATGTTTCTAATCACGTGATCAAATTcagattttgtataaaatttgaaattgttgctTCATCTCTacactcaaaatctcaactcagtcGATTTTGTGTTCACGGAAAgattttacaattattttttcaatattcttttatgaattttttctggttctGGTGACGAGATCAACATGAAATGTTGCaaggagcttgaaattgttatttcacattCTAAATGCAATTTTCTTCATACCGATCGAATCAGCtgtgttgaaattattagaaaaacaCAGTTTCGAACTGCTCTATCATCAGAACCTGAAAATTTCTTGTTTCTTGGTATTgctgttcgagagttatcgtgttcacgGACGGATTTGACCTAGTATACGTTATTAGTGAGTAGAAAGTTATCGTTTGAGACCTTTCTTGGATCGAAATTGAAGACATCGAATCGAAATGGCAAAAGGTTCAAAAATTCAAAGCCCCAAGGCGAGGGCCTTTGGCCCGAAAGTTGCtaaggtttattattgaaaatgacgaaCAAACACACATCGAAAATATACTCGGTGAGTCCGTGATAAAGTACAAACCGTGCATTCATCACAAAACGCGATCAGATAAAGGTAAACATCGTACAAAAATTTCCTAGAATGTTTCAGATAATGAGGATGAGTTCAACTGTGACCATAAAGCAGTGACGCATTTCTTATCACTTTTGATTAATGACTTCATCTATCAATGAAATGGTTCGAACGAAACCAGATCAACCAAATGTTGATACGACATGTCAAATTGTATCTACTCTGAAGTCTTAAGAACCATATTTGAAAGCTCAGAAAATCAGTTAAAAAAGTGTAAAAGagaccaattgaaaattcctggtctaccatagtaaaagaCATGTTTtcgtcaaaattcgattttattattcaacatacagcgattatagcgatcgccgatcttccaactttccgataccatttttgtagtacgatttgtctttcgcttcaaaataggcctcagtttcggcgattacttcttcattggagctgaattcctttccagcgagcattctttttaggtctgagaacaggaaaaagtcgctgggggccagatctggtgaatacggtggatgcagaagcaattcgaagcccaattcatgcaattttgccattgttttcattgattcgtgacacAGCCCATTGTCTCAattaaacagcaccttttttctttaaatggggttgttttttaacgatttaatcctttaaacgatccgatAACGCtacataataatcgctgttgatggtctggccctgttggaggtaatcaatgaatattataccttgcgcatcccagaatactgttgccataaccttgccagctgactgttgtgttttttctcgcttagGATTCGGTTcctcgtgtgcagtccactcagctgactgtcgattggattccagagtgaaatgatggacccactagtttagaaaaatttaaaaagaaactttggtacAGTAGGTACTACAATTTTTGGTTTCTTAtcgttttgtcgtatctgctaccaatttcgagaaaaaaatacaaacaatTCTTTAGTAAACCACAGgaatatccaaattattataaagatccagttagctgcgatgaataaatcaattaaaaGTTTTGAtccttatttacccaatctgaagcgaagatcaataaagattcgataaactggtataagcatcacaaaaaagtaggactgcaataaacaccctgtatctcgaaaacagagcGTTTGCGGGCCTGTGTTAAtatgactttttttcttaaaattaatcAAGAaatctctaattttcctttgtactttcaatttaggaacaccctgtataatgaaaatttcaaggtttATGCAAGAACAAGGGCATTGCCAGAACCGGTGAAAATGCAAGCAAAATATAGAACAAATTATGGCTGACATTATGGTTTACTAATTCCTTGTAAAACATTGTCAATGTCAATTCAGTcttattgaaatcaaatgaaatagAATTGCCAAATTTCCtcaacatatgtcatttttcgTCTGTGTGTGTGCAACATGACGTAATTAACTGTCAAACGTCATTGTCAATCCTAACCTTACACTCTTATCGATGTCAAATGACATAGATATGACAGTTTTCTTAATTTACTATCAAATTTCGTCTGTGTTCGTGCAAAATATTCTCAGATGATATAAACTCGCGATTTTTCGGTACACCCACAAAATTTGCTTAGACATCGCACTAATGGTTGTTTTTTTCTCTTTTGCACAGAACTGCCAATCGCAGCCGATCTAAGGAACATACCCTGCGCACCCAACGACTATTTCCAAATCGACTGTAACACTTGTTACTGCAATCTGGAACAATCTGGCTATCTTTGTACTGAAAATATATGTACGGGGGACGACCATGTAGGACCATCGACTCAAATACCTCTGGCCAACTCCAGCATTCTGCTGATCGCCAACAACACGGCACAGATAATCAATAATGCCTCGGACATAGAGGACAATAGCACCTCTCTTCTTCCCAAGATAGACGTGACAGTTCTGAAGGATAAGACCAGGAGACATCCCAAAATTTTCAGTTCTAAAGCTGCCGATGTGAAAAACTCGACTAGCGCACGCGTCAACTAAATCcaggtaaaaaaaaataattcgagaACGACTCGCGGAGTGGTCACCCATTCGGATGGTGATCTCGCTCGTCGCTGCTTATCTGCAAGATTGGCGCAACtaaattttgtttaattttgagccgggatggtctcaaatgataaaGGTTCGATCCATCCGGCCTTCCGT
This window contains:
- the LOC123683152 gene encoding uncharacterized protein LOC123683152 yields the protein MKYFNVVGFFFVAYLLVVAYSGACMPEEEGSSKQLDCNRCRCRRGIWLCTKKGCLSNFFKRELPIAADLRNIPCAPNDYFQIDCNTCYCNLEQSGYLCTENICTGDDHVGPSTQIPLANSSILLIANNTAQIINNASDIEDNSTSLLPKIDVTVLKDKTRRHPKIFSSKAADVKNSTSARLELFSCTPGQVFKKDCNDCKCTQDGKNAICTTKNCSDPTLQLAAPSTPTTLLFSEEPQAASSTQSSSPGATPSTTPGNLTGAENH